A window from Hemibagrus wyckioides isolate EC202008001 linkage group LG19, SWU_Hwy_1.0, whole genome shotgun sequence encodes these proteins:
- the tnni4a gene encoding troponin I4a produces SQRKSRSKSKYPATRRLLLKTKLLKKAESLLVKEKEQRKIERDNALNERVPPLKLSGLSVKELQELCKDLHQKIDIVDEARYDLSVKVARNDSEIQSLQQKIYELKGKMSRPKLKRVKKSADDKLGALTDTKLMKADFKANLKTVKKEEEKKEEVTDWRKNVEAMSGMEGRKKLFDAGQ; encoded by the exons tcacagaGGAAGTCCAGATCAAAATCCAAGTACCCGGCAACACGTAGGCTGCTGCTGAAG ACCAAACTACTGAAGAAGGCAGAGAGTCTCCTGgtgaaagaaaaagagcagAGGAAAATAGAGCGAGACAATGCTCTGAATGAGAGAGTGCCTCCCCTAAAGCTCTCAGGACTCTCAGTGAAGGAGCTTCAG GAACTTTGTAAAGATTTGCACCAAAAGATTGACATTGTGGATGAGGCTCGATATGACCTTTCGGTAAAAGTGGCCAGAAATGATTCAGAG ATTCAATCACTGCAGCAGAAGATCTACGAGCTGAAAGGGAAAATGAGCAGACCCAAACTGAAGAGAGTGAAGAAGTCGGCGGATGACAAGCTGGGAGCCCTGACAGACACCAAGCTCATGAAGGCCGACTTCAAAGCCAACTTAAAGACtgtgaagaaggaggaggaaaag AAAGAGGAGGTGACAGACTGGAGGAAGAATGTGGAAGCCATGTCTGGGATGGAAGGCAGGAAAAAACTTTTCGATGCTGGACAGTga